Proteins from a single region of Azospira inquinata:
- a CDS encoding MotA/TolQ/ExbB proton channel family protein → MFSIIQAAGWPIWPLLLASIIAVALIIERLVALRRTRVVPDGLLARVVGELRQGTLTDQSIAALEQNSPLGRVFAAGLRNARSSREVMKEAIEESGRGVTHDLERYLTTLGTIASISPLMGLFGTVVGMIELFGAQSPSGANPMQLAHGISIALYNTGFGLVVAIPSMIFWRHFRALVDGFVIDMEQQAVRLVEIVHGDRA, encoded by the coding sequence GTGTTTTCCATTATCCAGGCCGCTGGCTGGCCCATCTGGCCCCTGTTGTTGGCATCTATCATCGCTGTAGCCCTGATTATTGAACGCCTGGTGGCCCTGCGCCGTACCCGGGTGGTGCCCGATGGCCTCCTGGCCCGGGTGGTGGGGGAACTCCGTCAAGGCACCCTGACCGACCAGAGCATTGCCGCCCTGGAACAGAATTCTCCCCTGGGCCGGGTGTTTGCCGCCGGTCTGCGCAACGCCCGCTCCAGCCGGGAAGTGATGAAGGAAGCCATTGAGGAATCCGGCCGGGGCGTTACCCACGACCTGGAACGCTACCTCACTACCCTGGGCACCATCGCCTCCATCAGCCCCCTGATGGGTCTGTTCGGCACGGTGGTGGGCATGATCGAACTGTTCGGCGCCCAGTCCCCCAGCGGTGCCAACCCCATGCAGTTGGCCCACGGGATTTCCATCGCCCTCTACAACACGGGCTTCGGCCTGGTGGTGGCCATTCCCTCCATGATTTTCTGGCGCCATTTCCGCGCCCTGGTGGATGGCTTCGTCATCGACATGGAGCAGCAGGCGGTGCGGCTGGTGGAAATCGTTCACGGAGATCGGGCCTAA
- a CDS encoding ExbD/TolR family protein, translating into MNFRRGQPREEPEINLIPMIDVLLVIIIFLMLTTTYAKFSGLEINLPTADSTQSPDQPNEVNVAITAAGQVLVNKEPLANSEVAGIAEALHRAAGTQKDPLIVIDADAKTTHQSVVDVMQAAQTAGYPHISFATQTPSGGQGGAQ; encoded by the coding sequence ATGAACTTTCGTCGCGGTCAGCCCCGGGAAGAGCCGGAAATCAACCTGATCCCCATGATCGACGTACTTTTGGTGATCATTATTTTCCTCATGCTCACTACTACCTACGCCAAGTTCTCCGGTCTGGAAATCAATCTGCCCACGGCGGACAGCACCCAGTCTCCGGACCAGCCCAATGAGGTCAATGTGGCCATTACGGCGGCGGGGCAGGTGCTGGTGAATAAGGAACCCCTGGCCAACAGCGAAGTGGCCGGGATTGCGGAAGCCCTGCATCGGGCGGCGGGAACCCAGAAAGATCCCCTTATCGTCATCGATGCGGACGCCAAAACCACCCACCAGAGCGTGGTGGATGTGATGCAGGCGGCCCAGACGGCGGGTTATCCCCATATCTCCTTTGCTACCCAGACCCCTTCCGGCGGTCAGGGCGGCGCCCAGTAA